Proteins from a genomic interval of Lolium perenne isolate Kyuss_39 chromosome 1, Kyuss_2.0, whole genome shotgun sequence:
- the LOC127294055 gene encoding uncharacterized protein translates to MALATAAASPATASTSLPPLTPLLQCHLPRSRRKAATFAFARRFRGANPSPFRSGSKVAAPAPVPTPVLAPGDDLGALEAELWRLRRRVELRFQRLAAEADEAYSDLRSSVRDVGGDRVVLTFRRSSLRFAASALLWSLALSAAAWALLGLVFRAWRQLWGRSWWDGPEGEPVVTKRDRSLGGKEVVVAKSSPVLPPASRVQEPARKVRRREPQARLPEWWPEMGTEVVELGQEAEKWTRLANRLVRAIIDNRIAGRDYRYDDAIQLRQLCKISGVNVSFDTENARDSFYRATTGFVLDDCSRTAEDMGVAQINGENPRNFLAGLAISIGLDKFRAATLICASVAARTRACLLQCWALEIQGKRTEALDELVKICRIHNVFPPEEHSAEMEMVAGGLKKNLEVSERVHLLSLYRSVCTAGNVKTAAEALGLSLRDQ, encoded by the exons ATGGccttagccaccgccgccgcgtcgccggcGACCGCCTCTACATCTCTCCCGCCTCTCACGCCGCTCCTGCAGTGCCACTTACCACGCAGCCGCCGGAAAGCCGCAACCTTTGCCTTCGCCCGGCGCTTCCGCGGCGCAAACCCTAGCCCCTTCCGCTCCGGCAGCAAGGTCGCCGCTCCCGCCCCCGTCCCCACCCCCGTCCTCGCCCCCGGAGAcgacctgggagccctagaggcagagctcTGGCGTCTCCGCCGCCGCGTAGAGCTGCGCTTCCAGCGCCTCGCCGCGGAGGCCGACGAGGCCTACAGCGACCTCCGCTCCTCCGTCCGCGACGTCGGCGGGGACCGCGTGGTCCTCACCTTCCGCCGCTCGTCGCTACGCTTCGCCGCCTCCGCCCTGCTCTGGTCTCTCGCCCTCTCCGCCGCGGCGTGGGCGCTGCTGGGGCTGGTCTTCCGGGCCTGGCGCCAGCTATGGGGCCGGAGCTGGTGGGATGGGCCGGAAGGCGAACCTGTGGTGACGAAAAGGGACCGGAGCTTGGGAGGGAAGGAGGTGGTGGTTGCTAAGTCGTCGCCTGTGCTGCCTCCGGCCAGCCGCGTCCAGGAGCCAGCAAGGAAGGTCAGGAGGAGGGAACCACAGGCAAGGCTCCCAGAATGGTGGCCGGAGATGGGGACGGAGGTGGTGGAGCTGGGCCAGGAAGCGGAAAAGTGGACGAGATTGGCCAATAGATTGGTCCGAG CAATCATTGACAATAGGATTGCGGGCAGGGATTATAGATATGATGATGCAATTCAA CTAAGGCAGTTGTGCAAAATATCAGGTGTTAACGTCTCATTTGACACAGAGAATGCGCGTGATTCTTTCTATAGGGCAACAACAGGCTTTGTTCTTGATGATTGCAGCAG AACAGCAGAAGACATGGGAGTGGCACAAATCAATGGAGAGAATCCAAGAAATTTTCTCGCTGGTCTTGCTATTAGTATTGGGCTGGATAAGTTCCGTGCTGCCACACTTATTTGTGCATCAGTTGCTGCTCGCACTCGAGCATGCCTCTTGCAATGCTGG GCTTTAGAGATTCAGGGAAAAAGAACAGAGGCACTAGATGAGCTTGTGAAGATTTGTAGAATTCATAATGTATTCCCTCCAGAAGAACATTCG GCAGAAATGGAAATGGTTGCTGGTGGACTAAAAAAGAACTTGGAAGTTTCAGAGAGGGTTCACCTTCTATCTCTATACAGGAGTGTTTGTACTGCTGGTAATGTCAAAACCGCTGCAGAAGCTCTTGGCCTG AGCTTGCGGGATCAGTGA